A window from Gasterosteus aculeatus chromosome 14, fGasAcu3.hap1.1, whole genome shotgun sequence encodes these proteins:
- the LOC120831560 gene encoding tenascin-like isoform X2, with translation MGTQRALSCFLLAALLSSSDAGLVKKILRHRRQTPQPAEEHNLTLPSGERPVVFSHVYNINVPASSLCSVDLDAPESARLQTRDAGVPPDEHAAEHTVDGENQIVFTHRINVPRRACGCSEDLPGLKELMSRLEMLEGEVSALRDQCHGGGGGACCGAQVTGEVATKPYCHGHGNYSAETCGCVCEPGWKGPNCTRPECPGNCRKRGRCVDGSCVCDRPWTGSDCSELPCPKDCHGRGLCQNGTCRCDAGYAGEDCGGRTCANNCHGNGFCADGACVCAAGFSGDDCSRLTCLNGCSDRGACFNGVCICQPGYQGADCSQLACLNDCNGRGQCVNGRCACDVGFQGDDCAELSCPSDCLRRGRCLNGQCVCEEGFVGEDCGGRTCPSNCHGRGECVEGRCECRVGFAGLDCGELSCPGDCRSRGRCVDGQCVCDEGFSGEDCGRRACPNDCLARGRCVDGACVCRDGYSGDDCSALACPANCNGRGRCVDGRCACDSGHEGESCAPLSCLNGCRDKGRCESGRCVCDEGFIGDDCSGVSPPKDLTVGEVTPDTVELSWSNDMLVTEYLVTYVPTSPGGLHAEFTVSGDKAAATVKELEPGIEYQINVYAVLSNATSVPVGARVATELPKPQGVIFKPRESSVRVMWDQLDIPFDGWEIYFRNPKEENGEVVSTLPPSQNWFVQSGLGPGQEYEVSINIIKNDTRGPRTSKRVTTKIDGPRQLEVKDVTDSSALVVWFQPASPTDGLSMVYGPSADPSDKTRVDISPSDKQHSLGALRPDTEYKVSLVSRSGGLASAPAVATFTTALDAPLDLQSLSQTDDSVTLEWTNSQADVGGYLVKYSPISGASHGEELFPRGPGQTTRATITGLHPGTEYGIGVTATKNERQSLPATTNAATDIDPPTDLEGTESTETSLALSWQRPRARVGAYRLEYSSEDGRVGEAEIPGAATSYVLSDLTPGMSYTLTLSAERGLSRSAPVTVSASTAPEPTSPDVLMLSIEDATTAALAAAQSPDPPLLPNPPDSGVTGSGAEPESAGAVDVLGDHVNSLPGVGGLSPSTRYDVTVQGERSLVFPTTEEPRPLAVNLSTSDVTWDGFTASWLPAGGDFESFVIEVTNLENAEESRSLSLSGDARSLGLSGLRPHTGYLVGLYAMYRGSLLQPVYTQATTVSQPVVGELYISNITSESFSISWNGTEGEFDGFTLELIDSDWLTEQKEYNVSRGVESLEVTGLRPGTDYVAYVSGTYKGSRTSPVSIVASTAEEPDLSGLLVSNVTSDRFSLSWRAGAKAFDNFIVEVRESALPSQAMGRALPGGARSTVMAGLKARTSYDIKLYASAGGRSTRPLFDVATTEDVPQLGPVAASPVSPHNLSLSWSAVSGHFDGFVVRVSDAEQRSDPLELRLPGEARNVTLTDLADATGYDIELYGISHGRHTPSVLAHAVTAPLPKVENLTISNVTPFGFRVSWAVQRRQEEQEEESAPSSGGFRHFHVAVTDSGWLLEPQEFTVPGNQSHLDVWGLITGIGYEVRLTGVTESGLLSRPLTTVAATEAEPEVEHLFVSDVTADGFRLSWAADGDLFDRYVIRIRDAKRAARPREYAAGGAERTKVLTGLASGTEYEIELYGVSLDQRSQPVSGVAQTALSTPRGLRFSHVTGSSAVVHWSTPRSPVDNYRITYVPSEGGSPLSVTVDGDVFEALLPDMIPGKTYQVTVSAVKGLEESDPTTDNVITALDRPRGLSVANVTDTSALLLWQPSVATVDGYVITYSADSVSHVVEHVSGDTAAFQMGSLVPGTRYTVGVHATKESRRSDSAGTEFTTDVDPPRDVTAVNIGADSATLTWKPPQAAVSGYTLSFYPAGAAVREVVLSPTASSYVMAELTRSTEYSVRLQAIAGAQRSRHADAAFTTVGQLHRRPKDCAQVLLNGETSSGLHTVYVGGEQGPPVQVYCDMTTDGGGWMVFLRRQNGKLDFFRNWKNYTVGFGNMNDEFWLGLSNLHKITNSGHYELRVDLRDSGESAYAQYDRFTVAEPKTRYKVSVGSYSGTAGDSMSYHQGRPFSTYDNDNDIAVTNCALSYKGAFWYKNCHRVNLMGKYGDDSHSKGINWFHWKAHEHSIPFAEMKIRPADFGKFESRKKRS, from the exons ATGGGTACGCAACGCGCTCTGAGCTGCTTCCTCCTCGCCGCTTTGCTCAGCTCATCGGACGCCGGGCTCGTGAAGAAAATCCTACGGCACCGGCGACAGACTCCGCAACCCGCCGAAGAACACAACCTCACGCTGCCGAGCGGCGAGCGCCCCGTGGTCTTCAGCCACGTCTACAACATCAACGTTCCCGCCAGCTCGCTGTGCTCGGTGGACCTGGACGCCCCGGAGAGCGCGAGGCTACAAACCCGGGACGCGGGCGTCCCTCCGGACGAGCACGCCGCCGAGCACACGGTGGACGGGGAGAACCAGATCGTCTTCACCCACCGCATCAACGTTCCCCGGCGGGCATGTGGCTGCAGCGAGGACCTGCCCGGCCTGAAGGAACTCATGAGCCGCCTGGAGATGCTGGAGGGAGAGGTTTCGGCGCTGAGAGATCAGTgccacggcggcggcggcggcgcctgcTGCGGGGCTCAAGTCACCG GTGAGGTGGCAACCAAACCTTACTGCCACGGTCACGGAAACTACAGCGCTGAAACCTGCGGCTGCGTCTGCGAGCCGGGCTGGAAGGGACCCAACTGCACCAGACCGGAGTGTCCCGGGAACTGCCGGAAGCGAGGCCGCTGCGTCGACGGGAGCTGCGTGTGCGACCGACCCTGGACGGGCTCCGACTGCTCCGAGCTGCCCTGCCCCAAAGACTGCCACGGCCGCGGCCTCTGCCAGAACGGCACCTGCCGCTGCGACGCGGGCTACGCCGGGGAGGACTGCGGCGGGCGCACCTGCGCCAACAACTGCCACGGCAACGGCTTCTGCGCTGACGGCGCGTGCGTCTGCGCCGCCGGCTTCAGCGGAGACGACTGCTCTCGGCTCACCTGCCTCAACGGCTGCAGCGACCGGGGAGCCTGCTTCAACGGCGTGTGCATCTGCCAACCGGGCTACCAGGGCGCCGACTGCAGCCAGCTGGCGTGTCTGAACGACTGCAACGGCCGAGGCCAGTGCGTCAACGGGCGCTGCGCCTGCGACGTCGGCTTCCAGGGGGACGACTGCGCCGAGCTCTCCTGCCCCAGCGACTGCCTGCGGCGGGGCCGCTGCCTCAACGGGCAGTGCGTGTGCGAGGAGGGCTTCGTCGGGGAGGACTGCGGCGGCAGGACCTGCCCCTCCAACTGCCACGGCCGCGGCGAGTGCGTGGAGGGCCGCTGCGAGTGCCGCGTGGGCTTCGCCGGGTTGGACTGCGGCGAGCTGAGCTGCCCCGGCGACTGCCGGAGCCGCGGCCGCTGCGTGGACGGGCAGTGCGTCTGCGACGAGGGCTTCTCCGGCGAGGACTGCGGCCGCAGGGCGTGTCCCAACGACTGCCTGGCGCGGGGCCGCTGCGTCGACGGCGCGTGCGTCTGCCGCGACGGCTACTCGGGAGACGACTGCTCGGCGCTCGCCTGCCCGGCGAACTGCAACGGCAGGGGCCGCTGCGTGGACGGGCGGTGCGCCTGTGACAGCGGGCACGAGGGAGAGAGCTGCGCGCCGCTCAGCTGCCTCAACGGCTGCCGGGACAAAGGCCGCTGCGAAAGCGGCCGCTGCGTCTGCGACGAAGGGTTCATCGGCGACGACTGCTCAGGAG TGTCTCCTCCAAAGGACCTGACCGTTGGCGAGGTGACCCCTGACACGGTGGAGCTGTCGTGGAGCAACGACATGCTGGTGACGGAGTACCTCGTCACCTACGTGCCCACCAGCCCCGGTGGTCTCCACGCGGAGTTCACCGTGTCGGGGGACAAAGCGGCGGCCACCGTCAAAGAGCTGGAACCCGGCATCGAGTACCAGATCAACGTCTACGCCGTTCTGAGCAACGCGACGAGCGTGCCTGTCGGCGCCAGGGTGGCCACGG AGCTTCCCAAGCCGCAGGGAGTGATATTCAAACCGCGAGAGAGCTCGGTGAGGGTGATGTGGGACCAGCTGGACATCCCCTTTGATGGCTGGGAGATCTATTTCCGCAACCCG aaagaagaaaacggAGAGGTGGTGAGCACACTTCCACCATCTCAAAACTGGTTTGTCCAGTCGGGCCTGGGGCCGGGTCAGGAGTACGAAGTCTCCATCAACATCATCAAGAACGACACCAGAGGTCCCCGAACGTCCAAAAGAGTCACTACCA AGATCGACGGCCCCCGGCAGTTGGAGGTGAAGGACGTGACGGACTCCTCCGCTCTGGTCGTCTGGTTTCAGCCGGCGTCTCCCACGGACGGACTCTCCATGGTCTACGGTCCCAGCGCCGACCCCTCGGACAAAACCAGAGTGGACATCTCCCCCTCGGACAAGCAGCACAGCCTCGGCGCTCTGAGGCCCGACACCGAGTACAAGGTGTCGCTGGTCTCCAGGAGCGGAGGGCTCGCCAGCGCCCCCGCCGTGGCCACCTTCACCACCG CCCTGGACGCCCCCCTGGACCTTCAGAGCCTGTCCCAGACTGACGACAGCGTCACACTGGAGTGGACCAACAGCCAAGCCGACGTCGGAGGCTATCTGGTGAAGTACAGCCCCATCTCCGGAGCGAGCCACGGAGAGGAGCTGTTCCCACGAGGCCCGGGGCAAACCACCAGAGCCACCATCACCG GGCTACACCCGGGCACCGAGTACGGGATCGGCGTGACCGCCACGAAGAACGAGAGGCAGAGCCTCCCCGCCACCACAAACGCCGCAACCG ATATCGACCCCCCCACAGACCTGGAAGGAACGGAGTCCACGGAGACCTCCCTCGCCCTGAGCTGGCAGAGACCTCGGGCCAGGGTGGGCGCCTACCGGCTGGAGTACTCCTCCGAGGACGGCCGCGTCGGCGAGGCGGAGATCCCGGGCGCGGCCACCAGCTACGTCCTGTCCGACCTGACCCCGGGAATGAGCTACACCCTGACTCTGTCCGCTGAGAGGGGGCTGAGCAGGAGCGCACCGGTCACCGTGTCTGCGTCCACAG CACCCGAGCCCACCTCTCCAGATGTTCTCATGCTGAGCATCGAAGATGCCACAACAGCTGCTCTGGCTGCAGCTCAAAGCCCagaccccccccttctcccaaACCCCCCCGATTCCGGGGTGACGGGCTCGGGCGCCGAGCCCGAGAGCGCTGGCGCGGTGGACGTTTTGGGGGATCATGTGAACTCACTACCGGGCGTGGGGGGTTTGTCCCCCTCCACGCGATATGATGTCACAGTGCAAGGGGAGCGGTCTTTAGTGTTTCCCACCACAG AGGAGCCGAGGCCCCTGGCGGTGAACCTCTCCACCTCTGACGTCACGTGGGACGGCTTCACCGCCTCCTGGCTTCCCGCCGGGGGGGACTTTGAAAGCTTCGTCATTGAGGTGACGAACCTGGAGAACGCGGAGGAGAGCCGGAGCCTCAGCCTGTCGGGGGACGCTCGGAGCCTGGGCCTCTCCGGGCTCCGCCCCCACACCGGCTACCTGGTGGGCCTGTACGCGATGTACCGGGgctccctcctccagcccgTGTACACCCAAGCCACCACAG TGAGTCAACCAGTGGTTGGCGAACTATATATTTCAAACATAACGTCCGAGAGCTTTTCAATCTCCTGGAACGGCACTGAAGGAGAATTTGATGGTTTTACCCTGGAGCTAATTgattctgattggctgacggAGCAGAAGGAATATAACGTGTCCCGCGGCGTGGAGTCCCTCGAGGTGACGGGGCTGCGGCCCGGCACCGACTACGTAGCCTACGTCTCCGGGACGTACAagggatcccggacgagccccgtCAGTATTGTCGCATCAACAG CCGAAGAGCCCGATTTGTCCGGGCTGCTCGTATCTAACGTTACCTCAGACAGATTCTCCCTGTCGTGGCGGGCCGGCGCCAAGGCGTTTGATAACTTCATAGTGGAAGTCAGAGAGTCCGCTTTGCCCTCGCAGGCGATGGGGCGCGCTCTGCCGGGGGGGGCGCGCTCCACGGTCATGGCCGGGCTCAAAGCGCGCACGAGCTACGACATAAAGCTCTACGCCAGCGCCGGCGGCCGGAGCACGCGGCCCCTGTTCGACGTGGCCACGACAG AGGACGTCCCACAGTTGGGGCCCGTAGCCGCGTCCCCCGTGAGCCCACATAACCTGAGCTTGTCCTGGAGCGCCGTGTCGGGCCACTTCGACGGCTTTGTTGTCCGGGTCAGCGACGCCGAGCAGCGGTCCGATCCGCTGGAGCTCAGACTGCCCGGCGAAGCCCGTAACGTTACCCTCACTGACCTGGCGGACGCCACGGGCTACGATATCGAACTGTACGGTATCTCTCACGGGCGCCACACTCCCTCCGTGTTGGCCCACGCCGTCACAG CACCTTTGCCTAAAGTGGAGAACTTGACTATTTCCAACGTAACGCCGTTCGGCTTCCGCGTGTCGTGGGCGGTGCAGCGgcggcaggaggagcaggaggaggaatcgGCCCCCTCTAGTGGCGGCTTCAGGCACTTTCACGTAGCGGTGACTGACTCCGGCTGGCTGCTGGAGCCTCAGGAGTTCACCGTGCCAGGAAACCAAAGCCACCTGGACGTGTGGGGCCTCATCACCGGCATAGGCTACGAGGTCCGGCTGACCGGCGTGACCGAGTCGGGCCTCCTCTCTCGGCCTCTGACCACAGTGGCTGCGACAG AGGCCGAGCCGGAGGTGGAGCATCTCTTCGTCTCGGACGTCACGGCCGACGGTTTCCGTCTGTCGTGGGCGGCCGACGGCGATCTGTTCGACCGGTACGTGATCCGGATACGCGACGCCAAGCGGGCGGCCCGCCCGCGGGAGTACGCCGCCGGGGGGGCCGAGCGCACCAAAGTCTTAACGGGACTCGCGAGCGGCACAGAGTACGAAATCGAGCTTTACGGCGTCTCGCTGGACCAGCGCTCCCAACCGGTCAGTGGGGTCGCTCAGACAG CCCTGAGCACTCCGAGAGGACTCCGCTTCTCCCACGTGACGGGCTCCTCCGCCGTGGTTCACTGGTCCACGCCGCGCTCTCCGGTGGATAACTACCGCATCACCTACGTGCCCTCTGAAGGAG GAAGCCCCCTGTCCGTCACCGTGGACGGAGACGTGTTCGAGGCGCTGCTGCCCGACATGATCCCCGGCAAAACGTACCAAGTGACCGTGAGCGCCGTGAAGGGCCTCGAGGAGAGCGACCCGACCACAGACAACGTGATCACAG CGTTGGACAGGCCTCGGGGTCTGAGCGTGGCCAATGTCACCGACACCTCGGCCCTGTTGCTGTGGCAACCCTCCGTGGCAACCGTCGATGGCTACGTCATCACCTACAGCGCGGATTCCG TGTCCCACGTGGTGGAGCACGTTTCTGGGGACACGGCGGCGTTCCAGATGGGCTCCTTGGTTCCGGGAACCCGCTACACCGTCGGAGTTCACGCCACGAAGGAATCTCGCAGGAGCGACTCCGCCGGCACGGAGTTCACCACCG acGTGGATCCTCCCCGTGATGTCACGGCGGTAAACATCGGAGCGGACAGCGCGACGCTCACGTGGAAACCTCCGCAGGCGGCCGTGAGCGGCTACACGCTCAGCTTCTACCCGGCCGGCGCCGCAGTCAGG GAGGTGGTGCTCAGCCCCACGGCGTCCTCCTACGTCATGGCCGAGCTGACCCGCTCCACCGAGTACAGCGTGAGACTGCAGGCCATCGCCGGGGCGCAGAGGAGCCGCCACGCGGACGCCGCCTTCACCACCG TCGGACAGCTGCACAGACGGCCGAAGGACTGCGCGCAGGTCCTGCTGAACGGCGAGACGAGCTCCGGCCTGCACACCGTGTACgtggggggggagcagggaCCGCCCGTCCAGGTGTACTGTGACATGACCACGGACGGCGGGGGTTGGATG GTTTTCCTCCGACGGCAGAATGGAAAGTTGGATTTCTTCAGGAACTGGAAGAACTACACGGTCGGCTTCGGCAACATGAACGATGAGTTCTGGCTGG GTCTCTCCAACCTCCATAAAATCACCAATTCTGGCCACTACGAGCTGCGAGTGGACCTGAGGGACAGCGGGGAGTCGGCCTACGCCCAGTACGACCGGTTCACCGTCGCCGAACCGAAGACGCGCTACAAAGTCTCCGTGGGCTCGTACAGCGGGACCGCCG gcgacTCCATGTCGTACCACCAGGGCCGACCCTTCTCCACCTACGACAACGACAACGACATCGCCGTCACCAACTGCGCGCTGTCGTACAAAGGAGCCTTTTGGTACAAGAACTGCCATCGCGTCAACCTCATGGGGAAATACGGCGACGACAGCCACAGCAAG GGGATCAACTGGTTCCACTGGAAGGCCCACGAGCACTCCATCCCGTTCGCCGAGATGAAGATCAGGCCGGCCGACTTCGGAAAATTTGAAAGCAGAAAAAAGCGATCGTAG